One window from the genome of Streptomyces cadmiisoli encodes:
- the msrB gene encoding peptide-methionine (R)-S-oxide reductase MsrB: MAYDIEKSDAEWRAELTPAEFRVLRGATDEAPFTGEYTDTKEEGVYCCRACGAELFTSEEKFDSRCGWPSFYDPKDLDSVEVKQQRSLFGQEAPVVQCARCGSYLGELFTGEGFNTPTDKRYCINSLSLRLNPADGE, from the coding sequence ATGGCCTACGATATCGAAAAGTCAGATGCCGAATGGCGTGCCGAACTCACTCCCGCCGAGTTCAGGGTGCTGCGCGGCGCTACCGATGAAGCTCCGTTCACGGGAGAATACACCGACACCAAAGAAGAGGGTGTGTACTGCTGCCGGGCCTGCGGTGCCGAGCTCTTCACTTCCGAGGAGAAATTCGACTCCCGCTGCGGCTGGCCTTCTTTCTACGACCCCAAGGACCTCGATTCCGTCGAAGTAAAGCAACAGCGATCACTGTTCGGCCAGGAAGCCCCAGTAGTTCAGTGCGCCCGATGCGGATCGTATCTCGGAGAATTGTTCACTGGTGAAGGATTCAACACCCCCACAGACAAGCGATACTGCATCAACAGCCTGTCCCTGCGACTGAACCCTGCCGACGGCGAATGA
- a CDS encoding transposase → MLAQGHSRRAIARHLGWGLNTVLRYANAARWQDTIRDNRPRPSRPDPYKPYLERRFAEGCTSVTRLHGELHADNAPVTYQMVRAHIATLRTAPAGAPPRPPTVRQVTGWLTRHPTALSEDDRTSLKEVLARCPELDTAAGHVRDFGEILTDRLGSTLPTWIDAVDAGQLPGLTGFALHILRDLDAVTAGRTLDWSSGSIEGAVNRIKRIKRQLYGRAGFELLRKMILLQ, encoded by the coding sequence ATGCTTGCCCAGGGTCACTCACGCCGGGCGATCGCCCGGCACCTGGGCTGGGGCCTCAACACCGTGCTCCGATACGCGAACGCCGCACGCTGGCAGGACACCATCCGCGACAACCGGCCCCGGCCCAGCAGACCCGACCCCTACAAGCCCTACCTGGAACGACGATTCGCCGAGGGATGCACCAGCGTCACCCGCCTCCACGGTGAACTCCACGCCGACAACGCGCCCGTCACCTACCAGATGGTGCGCGCCCACATCGCCACCCTGCGCACGGCTCCGGCCGGGGCGCCGCCCCGGCCGCCGACAGTGCGGCAAGTGACCGGCTGGCTCACCCGGCACCCCACCGCGCTGAGCGAGGACGACCGCACCAGCCTGAAGGAGGTCCTGGCCCGCTGCCCCGAGCTGGACACGGCCGCCGGACATGTCCGGGACTTCGGGGAGATACTCACCGACCGCCTCGGCTCCACACTCCCCACCTGGATCGACGCAGTCGACGCCGGCCAGCTACCCGGCCTCACTGGCTTCGCACTTCACATCCTCCGGGACCTCGACGCCGTAACAGCCGGCCGCACCCTCGACTGGAGCTCCGGCAGCATCGAGGGCGCCGTTAACCGCATCAAAAGGATCAAGAGGCAGCTCTACGGCCGAGCCGGCTTCGAACTACTCCGCAAAATGATCTTGCTCCAGTAG
- a CDS encoding ferredoxin — MTLYFDAAAVLFQVYPSCNGRWEDRLWLNVPGPVYGAETDNCATGRLEAPRHIHYGGEYFTEYVYRQPRTPDEVREVLGAIEADPMDGYAWDGDQRWTPELVREWWRDRERILQYLRDQVHEWERYDRWIPNQRAAEGALDFAAYIAGGTDSGSLETDLQIYLYWLQERRSPTPVDRLPEL, encoded by the coding sequence ATGACGCTCTACTTCGACGCGGCGGCGGTGCTGTTCCAGGTGTACCCGAGCTGTAACGGTCGCTGGGAGGACCGCCTGTGGCTCAACGTCCCGGGGCCGGTGTACGGCGCCGAGACCGATAACTGCGCGACAGGTCGACTCGAAGCCCCGCGTCACATCCACTACGGCGGTGAGTACTTCACTGAGTACGTATACCGCCAGCCGCGCACACCGGACGAGGTGAGGGAGGTCCTCGGTGCCATCGAGGCGGACCCCATGGACGGCTATGCCTGGGACGGAGACCAGCGGTGGACACCGGAGTTGGTCCGGGAGTGGTGGCGGGACCGGGAGCGGATCCTGCAGTACCTGAGAGACCAGGTGCACGAGTGGGAGCGGTACGACCGGTGGATCCCGAACCAGCGAGCAGCGGAAGGTGCCCTGGACTTCGCGGCCTACATCGCTGGCGGCACCGACTCCGGAAGCCTGGAGACGGACCTGCAGATCTACCTCTACTGGCTACAGGAACGCCGCTCTCCCACCCCGGTCGACCGACTGCCCGAGCTCTAG
- a CDS encoding tyrosine-type recombinase/integrase, with the protein MTIDNDIGQLERTLKALGRPAWEVTPEDVDRVVGDLAVQGRKTSTRREYVQIFKGFHRFLQARKAPEIEAAFGVRLVCPIDEFNASRHVGDDSPALLPPPTPERVNEFFDFMKQRIATARKYGPAARDYAMFRTLYHAGLRSEEASLLEKPDLHFTRGPFGKLHVRFGKGAHTSGPRPRWVPMLDGLDLVLRLFLEDVRPKFPDSPVLFADESGGSLHRGTIRNRLRCLMELEGRPPADRFSPHALRRACATHNYERGVDLAAIQQMLGHWTVSSTMRYVRPSATFIEDAYQRAVASTLAELTGKDIKG; encoded by the coding sequence GTGACCATCGACAACGACATCGGGCAGCTGGAGCGGACCCTGAAAGCTCTGGGCCGGCCTGCATGGGAGGTGACGCCCGAGGACGTCGACCGCGTGGTCGGCGACCTGGCGGTTCAGGGCCGCAAGACGTCCACCCGGCGCGAGTATGTGCAGATCTTCAAGGGCTTCCACCGGTTCCTTCAGGCCCGCAAGGCGCCCGAGATCGAGGCCGCGTTCGGCGTCCGCCTGGTCTGCCCGATCGACGAGTTCAACGCCTCCCGTCACGTCGGCGACGATTCACCGGCCCTGCTGCCGCCGCCGACACCGGAGCGGGTGAACGAGTTCTTCGACTTCATGAAGCAGCGGATCGCGACCGCGAGGAAGTACGGACCCGCCGCCCGGGACTATGCGATGTTCCGGACTCTGTATCACGCCGGACTCCGCTCCGAGGAGGCATCACTGCTGGAGAAGCCGGACCTGCACTTCACCCGTGGGCCGTTCGGCAAGCTCCATGTGCGGTTCGGCAAGGGCGCCCATACTTCCGGGCCGCGGCCGCGGTGGGTGCCCATGCTGGATGGACTCGATCTGGTGCTGCGATTGTTCTTGGAGGACGTGCGGCCCAAGTTCCCCGACTCGCCGGTGCTGTTCGCCGACGAGTCCGGGGGCAGTCTCCATCGCGGGACCATCCGCAACCGCCTGCGCTGTCTGATGGAGCTCGAGGGCCGTCCGCCAGCCGACCGGTTCAGCCCGCATGCCCTGCGACGAGCTTGCGCGACCCACAACTACGAACGCGGCGTCGACCTCGCGGCGATCCAGCAGATGCTCGGTCACTGGACGGTCAGCTCGACCATGCGATATGTCCGGCCCTCGGCGACCTTCATCGAAGACGCCTATCAACGTGCCGTCGCGAGCACTCTGGCCGAACTGACCGGGAAGGACATCAAAGGGTGA
- a CDS encoding helix-turn-helix domain-containing protein: MKIQWRLRMAAAQREVWTGTELRRLLAEKAGLELSSASVSALFTKEPSQVKMTTLAALCTALECTPNDLIEVDTTPVERPIAPPRPVADLPQAASARGRSMPPL; encoded by the coding sequence GTGAAGATCCAATGGCGGCTGCGGATGGCCGCCGCCCAGCGAGAGGTCTGGACCGGCACCGAACTGCGGCGGTTGCTCGCCGAGAAGGCCGGTCTGGAGCTGTCCTCAGCGTCGGTGTCCGCACTGTTCACGAAGGAACCCTCGCAGGTGAAGATGACCACGCTGGCCGCGTTGTGCACCGCTCTGGAGTGCACCCCCAACGACCTGATCGAAGTCGACACCACCCCCGTCGAGCGGCCGATCGCACCCCCTCGCCCGGTCGCCGACCTGCCGCAGGCCGCCTCGGCCCGGGGCCGGTCGATGCCGCCCCTGTGA